Proteins encoded by one window of Porphyrobacter sp. YT40:
- a CDS encoding biopolymer transporter ExbD has translation MGMSGGKLDGEPMMDMNMTPLIDVLLVLLIMFIITIPVATHSVDIDLPTPSPPTNPPPIDPVKNKLVLSANDEIFWNGTVLTREELVFTLQQSLTLPEEPELQFEPEALASYDLSAKVLNDIKTSGVTKFGFVGNDKFRDFGK, from the coding sequence ATGGGTATGTCTGGAGGCAAGCTCGACGGCGAGCCGATGATGGACATGAACATGACCCCGCTGATCGACGTTCTGCTCGTTCTGCTGATCATGTTCATCATTACCATCCCGGTGGCCACGCACTCGGTCGATATCGATCTGCCGACGCCGAGCCCGCCGACCAATCCGCCGCCGATCGATCCGGTCAAGAACAAGCTGGTGCTGTCGGCCAATGACGAGATCTTCTGGAACGGCACGGTGCTGACCCGCGAAGAGCTGGTCTTCACGCTCCAGCAGAGCCTGACCCTGCCGGAAGAGCCCGAACTGCAGTTCGAGCCCGAGGCGCTGGCCAGCTATGACCTGTCGGCCAAGGTGCTGAACGACATCAAGACGTCGGGCGTGACCAAGTTCGGCTTCGTCGGCAACGACAAGTTCCGCGACTTCGGCAAGTAA
- a CDS encoding biopolymer transporter ExbD, whose translation MPHKVIRPNRYNARPRPIGEMNVTPFIDVLLVLLIMLILAIPMPVNVTAVDLPGDPARPSLPVLDQNTIAIDAADRLSWNGAPVTPSELRAQVAAASALEQAPLLRFAPDALASYDIAARTIALIKEEGAQSFAFIGNDRYRDF comes from the coding sequence ATGCCCCACAAAGTCATTCGCCCCAACCGCTACAACGCCCGGCCCCGGCCCATAGGCGAGATGAACGTCACCCCCTTCATCGATGTTCTGCTGGTGCTGCTGATCATGCTGATCCTCGCCATCCCGATGCCGGTCAATGTCACCGCAGTCGATCTGCCTGGCGATCCGGCCCGCCCGAGCCTGCCGGTGCTCGATCAGAACACCATTGCCATCGACGCCGCCGATCGCCTGTCGTGGAACGGCGCGCCCGTTACGCCAAGCGAACTGCGCGCGCAGGTCGCGGCGGCCAGCGCGCTGGAGCAGGCACCGCTGCTGCGCTTCGCGCCGGACGCGCTCGCCAGCTATGATATCGCGGCTCGTACCATCGCCCTGATCAAGGAAGAGGGCGCGCAGAGCTTCGCCTTTATCGGCAACGACAGATACCGGGACTTCTGA